A genome region from Prochlorococcus marinus CUG1417 includes the following:
- the thrC gene encoding threonine synthase, which yields MMLLNKIKNKLHINYRKKRWPGLIDAYKQYLPVTKDTPIISLNEGNTPLIFSDSISKLVGNGTKIFLKYDGLNPTGSFKDRGMTMAISKAKEEGCEAVICASTGNTSAAAAAYASRGGLKPYVLIPEGFVAQGKLAQALMYGAEIISIDGNFDKALEIVRDLSSKYPIELVNSVNPYRIEGQKTAAFEIIDDLGIAPDWLCIPMGNAGNITAYWMGFNEYSKIKRNLKLPIMMGFQSEGSAPLVKNIIVKDPETIATAIRIGNPVNREKAKKVKKESKGDFQSVTDEEIINAYKILAKEGVFCEPASAASVAGLIKNKNRIQKESTIVCVLTGNGLKDPDCAIKNNDAIFRKNIDPSLKNITKILGY from the coding sequence ATGATGTTATTGAATAAAATCAAAAACAAACTACACATTAATTATAGAAAAAAAAGATGGCCAGGATTAATTGATGCTTACAAACAATATCTTCCAGTTACAAAGGATACTCCTATTATTTCCCTTAACGAAGGGAATACTCCATTAATTTTTAGTGACTCAATAAGTAAATTAGTTGGAAATGGAACAAAGATTTTTCTAAAATACGACGGTCTTAATCCCACAGGCTCTTTTAAAGATCGTGGAATGACTATGGCAATTAGCAAAGCAAAAGAAGAAGGCTGTGAAGCTGTAATTTGTGCCAGCACCGGAAATACTTCTGCTGCTGCTGCTGCATATGCTTCTAGAGGAGGATTGAAACCTTATGTTTTAATCCCAGAAGGATTTGTTGCGCAAGGAAAACTTGCACAAGCTTTAATGTATGGAGCTGAGATAATCTCTATTGATGGAAACTTTGATAAAGCTCTTGAAATTGTACGAGATCTATCTTCTAAATATCCAATAGAACTTGTTAATTCTGTTAATCCATATCGCATAGAAGGCCAAAAAACGGCAGCTTTTGAGATTATTGATGACTTAGGTATTGCACCTGATTGGCTTTGTATTCCAATGGGTAATGCAGGAAACATAACTGCTTATTGGATGGGTTTTAATGAATATTCAAAAATTAAAAGAAATTTAAAATTACCAATAATGATGGGTTTTCAATCCGAAGGCTCTGCTCCGTTAGTGAAAAATATAATAGTTAAAGACCCTGAAACAATTGCTACAGCAATAAGAATTGGAAATCCTGTTAATAGAGAAAAAGCAAAAAAAGTTAAAAAAGAAAGTAAAGGAGACTTTCAGTCAGTTACAGATGAAGAAATAATCAATGCTTACAAAATTCTTGCCAAAGAAGGAGTTTTTTGTGAGCCTGCTAGTGCAGCATCAGTTGCAGGACTTATTAAAAATAAAAATAGAATACAAAAAGAATCGACTATTGTTTGTGTTCTTACCGGAAATGGATTAAAAGACCCTGATTGCGCCATTAAAAATAATGATGCTATTTTTAGAAAAAATATTGATCCTTCGTTAAAAAATATAACCAAAATCTTAGGATATTAA